CCAAAAACACCTCCCAACCTTGCTAGGGACATGTCACTAGCTGCGGCTAGGAGCTTTGGAGATTTGTTTACCAATACAGATGCGGATCGTAACATCTCTCCTAGGAAGATATATAATTCAGATAAaggtttgtatttttaattaatttataaattaatattgcgactaattttaattggaaaatctattttaaaataataaagaaaatcgCAGAAACCTTTTTATGTAACTTCCACAGcacaatttttaatagaaatgtCAAATGATGATTTCGTTTTTTCAGGTTGGTGAACATGTTTGTGACAGCTGAAATGacaggaaaaaaaacaaaaggaaattTACAGTAAAGGCCGTATTTGCTTAACGAAAATTTCCCTATAAGCATTTTCTACACTAATGccagtatttgtatttttagaaattttatatgaaatttagaaattttataataaacctGGGGTCAATTTACGACACaagattacgatcatacgttaacgttttgccTTTTTcagtctctatttaattagtaggaaaagatagggacacatagcgaccatacgttaacgaacttGTACCGTATTTCGACCACTACAgaccaaatgagataatttggcAAATTAGATCAAATTTGAACTCCATTGAGCTGGCGCCAAACTACGGCATAAGTTGCCATTTTGACGATTGGTGAATATAATTAgtaaaaagataataaaatgcCGAAATTCGATCCCCGAGCGGTATTTGaaatttaatcaattgttttcgcTTTTACTTTTTACATTCCCATGTATTTCTTGGTTCGACGGGCactttttggagtttttttttttttatatcgaattcctttcaacaaaaaaaaaatcaaattaaaatcgTTCTCAATGCCTTTTTCATCGTAATGGGCCGGAGTTGTTTttactgagtaaaaaatcgAAAGAATTTGACATTACAAAAACTTATCAAATATTTAGTGATGCCAGTCCATcactatttatttaaaaaaaattctttcccaTATCCTGGTTGTGTTTATATAAAACCAATTTGTAAATATCTATGTCTGTGATTGCCAAATTGTTTCTGTTTGATGCACCTAATATGTCTGGTCGTTAAACTAAAGATCGTAATAGATCTAGTGTCTAGTTTACAAGGTTTTTGTTCCCGTAAccaatttatacttttttcggTACGATTAACTCGAAGCCGAAGTCAGATACATTCGATCAGCACCTGTTttcgaaatattaccgttagaaaattaaaatatacctataagtttagaaaaaacaaaactctgTTAACCAATAAATATCCCTAGCAATCATTTGTAgggtaaaattttaataagctaagtactgagttaccaaacAAAACAAGGCTATTGTAACAACTGTTTAATGATAGTTCTTCCgcattaattaaataattattacgAGTTCTGGAGCTACCAAACGAAATTTTGGACGTCTGTTGGACACGACTATGATAGATAAGTCGAGATGCTCTCGTCACGAAAGCAATACAATATTCTAGAATCTAGGAGTTTCAGTCAGGAGATATTTAGCCTTATTGTAAGTTTTACGTGAACAAGAGACATGAACCGCACAATAGAGTTGTTTACTTTATTTGTGTTTTCTCATATTCATTCCGGATTCGGGTACCGTAGAATGACAGCTAAGAACTTCAGCTCTTTTTTGGAGCTTCCTtgatttagaacaaaaaaatactaaaacacttattttaaaaattaccatCAACTTAAATTATCTTTGGCCTTTATTTTGCCTCTCTAGCATCTTAGCAATATAAACATCATGGTGGGTTAGTGCAGCTAATAGACCCTTGTCATTGACAGGAGAGCTACCATCCGCATAGTCGATGACTTCATTAGTCAATGTGGTCATTTTACCACccaatgcatttaaaattgcaTTTCCAGCACAGATATCCCATTTCTTTATTCGGGTAGAGTGCAAGTAAGCTGTTGCATTATTTGCCACTACCTGTAAGACCTTGTAACCCGCTCCAGCAGCTATCAGGATATTTGAATTCTCACCAAAAACTTCTTTTGATAGATTTTTTACATCACCCGCATGTGATCTGGAAACTGTAATGATTGGATATTTGGTTAGCGTGTTTTCCTGAAATGAAAGTGTGTTGAGttgtaggaaaaataaaaacgcttttgtgTTTTAAAACCTTTTTAAGATTTGCTAAATCTTCAGAAACGGATTTCTCTTGCCAGGCCCAAGAAGTTTTACCGGTAAATGGACTATGAATAACACCAATTACTGGAACACCCTTCACAGCAACACAAACCATTGTAGTCACATATTTGTATAACTTTTCTGGAAGTAAAAAtagccattttaattttaatttttaattttaatttagctAAATACAAGCGatcttaatataatttttaaatctatATTTACAAAGGAATAGTCTTAAATCtaacaaaattatatataaaaatgtaattaattacAGGTAGTTGTTGAACAtagttacaaaattttatatattttaaaaaagaaaatattataaaaaacaaagtgtattaaagaataaaaactgTAAGCGAATACATGTATTCAATTAactaatagcgttttcgtttggtcgtccggaagcgtccggaattactccgaacgattctgaaactgatcgtttggcactaaatgacagttctaattctgaaaagaagagaaagtCAATTCCGAATTTTAAGGCAGAATCAAAACGAGAATCACGCACACAAGTTCACACATGAGACGTCAAAGtaataaagtgtttttgtttattgctTATTTCTGAAAATTGAGACTTTTTACTACGCcaaactttaaattatattataaaaagtgaagaaaacaaaaataaaagataactttttatgaaataaacaaaaataacaaaacaaaactttcgcATTGTTTGATgattcacaaatacaaagaaacccaaacttcagaatcaaaaaGAAGTATATAAGTTTGTTCGTTTGGCATTCCGaatcggacagtcccggacccttctaagaattaccaaacgaaaacgctataagactaaaataaataaagggTTGTGAACAGGAAACAAAAGGATAGATAAATTAGGCATATATTgttgtaatatttatttttagggtGGATTTCGATCTTCATAGGAGGAAGGTATAAAGGATCATCCCAATCTAGACCACGTAAGGCATAGCGAATAAACATTCGTTGAACTGCTTCGATGAGTTGGATGTGCATTTGGTAATACGGGGATCAAACCTTAAATCCTTAAGTAGAATTAGCTTTATTTGCTATACTATCAATATGAGAGTGAAAGTTCAAATGAGGGTCACATACATAACTATCCTAAATCACAAATCGAGTTAACTACAAGAATATGCTCACAATTAAGAGTATAAGATCTTTTTGACAAAGCAGGGCGTTTACTATTTAGCTTGAGAAAGTTGTTTTGGCaccaaatatgaaataaatctaGTTCATTTTATAGCAGTATAGCATCTTGAGCacaagaaatttttgtttgtatatttacaTATCTTCTGCATATATAAGaaattcagaatttaaaaaGGATTTCTCAACATCATTCGTAGTGAGTACAAAAATAAGCGATGCAAGATTGCTAGTGGAACACCAGACGATGCATTTATTACGGTAGACATGCTAGATCTAAAAATAACCCTATATTGTCGGTTGGACAGATACGACTGAATCCAAGATATAAATAGGTGAGaaaactaagttttttttaaatttaagcctagtacgcagctgaagcgaaacgaaaaatgttgAAGTCTTTAGACCTCCTTTTAAGAAATCCAAGTTATTAGggagaaaaaatttgtttacaatgaAAAAACATTGTATGTAAACAATGCTTTCAAATAGTTTAGGTAAAGATGAAAGTTTTGCAATAGGTCGATAATTTTGTATATCGTTCTTTTGTCCTTTTTTATGAACTGGTATAATCAAACAATCTTTTCAAGAACTAGGGAAGATTTCTGTTGTTAAGACATTTAGGAAATCGTTGTTTTAAGCTGGAAAAAGTTTTCTATACACTTTTTAACACAACTGGGGAAGCCATCAATAGCAACTGAACTCAAGGAAAGTTGCAGACATCCATTCATGTACTAGAAAAAGTTAGCTTCTATCTCAGCATTGTTGAAAGAAAAGGCCTGACTAAAAAAAACTGCGAAAAGAATATATATTATTTGGCGAACTGGAGACAAATAGTCATTTAATTTTAACACTGAAGGATAGACATCACATTTTCTTTAGTTATTGATAAACTGGTAAGATTATGTTGGTTTTCATTTGACTAATGAAGGGTCCatgggaaaaacggcacatgtcaacttttagtcaaaaataaaataatgatgATATCTAGAAGTATTTATTGAGCACTGTCTGATGTCATCCtttctttaagaaaacaaatttaagccttactagaaaaattaataaataatgtgCCGAGGAAgtcttcatgttaaaaataccaccTCCCAAAAAATTTAACGCGATAGACTCAagtggtattgccatgttcaaaggggagctcctgagaaccccgtcaaaaaggCAACGTGccaacaagaaacaaaaaaaaaaggtaggcctaaaaaatccaggtacaagcaaatgcaaaaacagcagcattcagttggcctcagaaatggaacaatacacaACCTCGAGGCTTGCCgtcgatttctgaggtcaacccggcgaaccccacagacggatcactagtgtgaagcagatacgtgggatagttatgatcccttcgacatcgagatcataacagcgccgacaaaaggaagaagaagaaatgcctttagtactaagttgtatggaagaaaatattttaaattgcgtttttctcgaaatgagttggaatggacttgaGCTATTTTTCCCCTGAACCCTTCAAATGTAACTTGAATATAGGGTGTCACATAAAGCAGAAAATTGGTTATAAGCATTCATTCTTAGTTCCTAAATAAGATTTATAGATTCACTTACCTGTGAATTCTTTGGTAGCATCCAATGGATCTATCCAAACTGTTATATCCTTAACATCTACCAACTCATCCGGCGTGACAGCAGTCTCATGAAGTACTGTCGGATCTAACTCAATGATTCCCGACTCCGAGCAACCCTCCGTATCCTCTTCCGAGACAATATTCAATTTAGGGAATATTCTGTGCATTCCACCTTTCATGATGCAATGTGACCTAGCATCAGCTTGTGTATAAGGGTCATCTACCCCTTCCAGGGTCTTTCCTTTACTCTTCTGTTGTAAATCTCTTGAATGAGCAACATCCAAGATTTCCAGTCCTCCGCGTTGTGCGGCTTGTATTGAACCTATAAGTAACTTTCGCATATTGACTTGATTTGTGTTTCTTAACATTCCATAGAGAGGTTTATCTTCTGATAGAACATTTAATGTGTATATTACTCCGCAAATAACAACAAATGCAAGTAAAAGAACTGGCATTCGATTAATACGAATTGAACGTCCATTCATGGTGGcggcttttatgttttttacagATTTACAAAAATGACTGTAGTTATATGAGGTAATCTTTTGCCAACTAAACAATAAAAATGGTAATGATGTTtttttgcactaaaaaacaacaacaatttgaaaaattatttattcatgTTTCTCCCCAAATTTTGTGTTCCTTGTTTTATGATGATTcttcagaaaacaaaaaagttgagctgtcagtaaaaaaaaaactagttttgtttttgtaccaTAAACTAGAATGTGCATAGAAATAGATTAAAGACtattttcttttgcaaaaatGTACACTTGTCTCTTTCTTACGTTGATAGTTCATAGAAATAAGAAAGTAGTACGAGTGATGCcactttaatataatttatcagaaaatttataaaaatcattttgttttagaattttaaataaattttgaaaaaagaagtaaATAGGGAAGAAGATTAGTTTCCAACAACTCAACTTACTATTCAATTTTTACTAGGCAGCGCACGAGATATTAAGTTTGTTCCACACTTTTTGTGCCCCAAATTAGGAAGTCTGTCAAATTTATGAGAGCTGAGAGAGGATTccctcagaaaaaaataaaactacgaaagactGCAAAAGagtctggaacaagttgaacaccattataaaaaacaatttcatattttatgcttaaatcgataaacaaaaacacttttttaattcaatttaaaaaccatcacaatttgatttattttcttcttttatttatttgtttgaaatgcgtcaacttttcatttgacagaactcatatttctgTCCACAGAAATTCTTGGAACTAAATTTGCCAgggtggggaaattttttactttctcGTGAGCACTCTCTTCTACACCATTTTTGTAGTTGGGAACAGACTCGgtaccaaaaataaacaaatgttGCAGCTTCAGACTGTGTATGGAACGGACCTTTTGTTTTCTATCGACacaaaaatctatttatttttagatcTAAAGCCTAACACGCACCCGAAGCGAATCGAAAATTTCCATatacaaaaatagcacaaaGTTATGGTTTTCGTTTCACAGTGCGTAGATTGACAAATGAAATTCTTACCTGTACTAAATTATTTGGAGAGTTTCTCGAAATTTTGCACAAACTTTCAATTTCCCGAGTAACATTTTACTTtgcttaaatgaatttttatgaaacttttttaattttattttttatttatttagatttatttgataagaaaatttctttcttcttcttttgctgAGGAAAAAAGAGAATCGTGGTGCCACCTGTAAGAagttgaacaaaattttgtataaaataaataataggggtattcacgatcctagcaactggtctagtatcattgcaaaagtgcaaaagtgtaaaatcttacaacactacaacaacaaaatatatggattgaaattttacaaaggtcttgcacttttgctataccctaaccctattgcaaaataaaaatacaatggagtaaaataatttttgacagatggcagctcaccgtcgcgtcgcccatgataaacagtttgtcttttttattctgtttataatggttgtcgctactcatgtcccgtaatttagtttcttttgatgtaaaataattagtgaaaattaattaacccgaacaaacaaagaattaaattataaaaaatggaaaaaagaagaagcaacggtggaggaaaaaaaaaacatcattcatgcttcaatatttactatagataagaagaggggcattcacgatctattgtaaaaaaataaaattttacatatttactaggcctgttgcaccagatcgtgaatacccctaataaataaaaaaataaataaaatattgcgAAAAAAAAGACTATTAAAAAGTACCTAAAATGGTATCAAAAAGTACATTAAAAATggcaaaactttttttgcatattGAACGCGACCAAATGtcattttttggtattttttttccagctgatttacctttttttataaaaaaaattcttgtttatCTTCTTCCCTTGCAAAAATTGCATGGCTTCATCGAAATTCATCTCATTTTCATTTGCATTTTGCTAACGTGTTACGAAAACaagaataaaagcaaaaaaattccTCTGCAATGAGTTGTTGTGTAGTGCCTCACGTCATAGAGTTAACAAATTTAACAAACAATTCCATCATCAATCACGAATTGTTActaattaaaggaaaaataagtAAGCCATGTTCATCTAATAAACATATCCAATTGAAATCTATAAATGGTCATAATATAATTAGTAGCCATAATGATGAAGTTCGTGTATCCTTTGTTAATGGTGAATTTAAAATACTTTATCGTTTTCATGGTAGTGGTGATAATGTCACACTTACAGAAGAATTCCAAATATCCTATTGCAatgcaacaataaaaatcaAATGCCATTATCGACCACAAGAGAATCCCTACAAAATTCAACCATTCTATATTGTTTGTAAGGGTCATGATGGTTCATTTAACTCATCGACAACCACAAAGAATGGTGGTGGCAATGCCTCCGAAGCTTGTGCTATTATcgatttaaatatgaaattgctGCAATGTTTATATGCAGAAAAGTTAAATGAGGCTGGTTTCGAGAGACGAACCTTTGTCCTTAAATCACGATGTCAGATTTTTGAAAGTAACTTGCCTGTTGAAGAGGCATTAAACTTGTCACAAGAAGAATTGTGGAATAAATTTGCTTATGAGGTAATTAATTCCGAGCATGGCAATGATCCTAAAGTAAAGTTTGTTGCTTTCATTGGTTGCACTAAATATGAGCCAATAACCGATGGAGACTTCTCCTACGAAAACATAAAGCGACACATGAAAGGTAATGCTGCCTTGGGTGGAGGTGGATTGGCATTATTTGGTTCAGGGTTTTTCTACTCGTGGCCAAGTAAATTTGAAGATattataaaatgttttgaaaatgatgATAAAGTTGATTTGGAAAGATTTGCTGATGATAGCAATTACCGGCGGACATATGCTGGAGTGTATGCTACAAGTCTGGGAGCAGTTTGTCATGAAATTGGACATATATTTGATTTGGGTCATACAAATGATGGAGTCATGGGAAATGG
This DNA window, taken from Episyrphus balteatus chromosome 2, idEpiBalt1.1, whole genome shotgun sequence, encodes the following:
- the LOC129911608 gene encoding putative inositol monophosphatase 3, with translation MNGRSIRINRMPVLLLAFVVICGVIYTLNVLSEDKPLYGMLRNTNQVNMRKLLIGSIQAAQRGGLEILDVAHSRDLQQKSKGKTLEGVDDPYTQADARSHCIMKGGMHRIFPKLNIVSEEDTEGCSESGIIELDPTVLHETAVTPDELVDVKDITVWIDPLDATKEFTEKLYKYVTTMVCVAVKGVPVIGVIHSPFTGKTSWAWQEKSVSEDLANLKKENTLTKYPIITVSRSHAGDVKNLSKEVFGENSNILIAAGAGYKVLQVVANNATAYLHSTRIKKWDICAGNAILNALGGKMTTLTNEVIDYADGSSPVNDKGLLAALTHHDVYIAKMLERQNKGQR